A single Synergistaceae bacterium DNA region contains:
- a CDS encoding WYL domain-containing protein, which translates to MPKDMTSIRHDRLSRIMAFLQSRAKASHDEIFAVGEYKSNRTFQNDLCYLRGIYGANIKYDPHEKLYFMESAGTFYLNLKITKQEITALTAGLSMAAHFLPHLEDSAKSLWAKFNNYIPEEIISLGSEIVKLTMMSTPAAKINPEIFNILVEAKYNKKAIDIIYSAPGKEPKKWTLSPYDFYFRGNAWYMASYNHKYKNLGVHRVSRIIRAKFSSEKYILPDTAGFTENYILSAWHVIPGFEKNFIRVRITEPLADSFREIQWHPTQKIQECPEGGVILTAEVPSLYEVARWVMSGAPHIQVIEPDELKNLVRDFAEGILSNI; encoded by the coding sequence ATGCCGAAAGATATGACTTCAATACGTCATGACAGATTATCGCGTATTATGGCTTTCTTGCAGTCAAGAGCTAAGGCCTCACACGATGAAATTTTTGCGGTCGGTGAATATAAAAGCAACCGCACTTTTCAGAATGATTTATGTTATTTGCGGGGGATTTACGGAGCAAATATAAAATATGACCCCCACGAAAAATTATACTTTATGGAGAGTGCGGGAACATTTTATTTAAACTTGAAGATTACTAAACAGGAAATCACTGCACTTACTGCGGGTTTGAGTATGGCTGCCCATTTTTTGCCGCACTTGGAGGACTCCGCAAAAAGTCTCTGGGCAAAGTTTAATAATTATATCCCTGAAGAAATTATCTCGCTCGGATCTGAAATCGTAAAATTAACAATGATGTCTACTCCGGCCGCAAAGATAAATCCAGAAATATTTAATATTTTAGTCGAGGCCAAATATAATAAGAAAGCAATCGATATTATTTACTCAGCACCCGGAAAAGAGCCTAAAAAATGGACTCTATCGCCTTATGATTTCTATTTTCGCGGTAATGCGTGGTATATGGCTTCATACAATCATAAATATAAAAATTTAGGCGTTCACAGAGTAAGTAGAATTATTCGCGCAAAATTTTCAAGCGAGAAATATATTTTACCTGATACAGCGGGCTTCACTGAAAATTATATATTATCAGCGTGGCATGTTATACCGGGATTCGAGAAAAATTTTATAAGAGTGCGAATTACTGAGCCGTTAGCAGATTCTTTCAGAGAAATACAATGGCATCCTACACAAAAAATTCAGGAATGCCCGGAAGGAGGTGTTATATTAACAGCTGAAGTACCGAGTCTTTATGAAGTCGCAAGGTGGGTTATGTCAGGCGCGCCTCATATTCAAGTGATTGAGCCTGACGAGCTGAAAAATTTAGTTAGGGATTTTGCGGAGGGAATATTAAGTAATATTTAG
- a CDS encoding PD-(D/E)XK nuclease family protein — protein MDSTNLFKYATKELSQDAFICWLMSFALKENHGKNPALESCALDLLHKIPGLETAKEISCIERQSYNIDVLLTVGDNYVIIEDKVYNDTYEGQIPGYKQKLVNADIDPEKIICVLYKIYDQPQPEQYVDYEFNREKLLQIMRPYKSTSSSDIFNYYVDYLEYIDQFAQFDKYPISEWSSEAYKKFFTSLKNEKILPQDRNFYYVNNYSGGFWGFSWDFCNDIDPSGTIFDSIYMQIENNIIAVKICADPIENFDAQKIQDARWEIFNYFSSRIDGFMKKVFRLGNYMTVGYLEYNEKNYREQISKIQKVFDEMRKELRLS, from the coding sequence ATGGACAGCACTAATTTATTTAAGTATGCTACAAAAGAACTTTCCCAAGATGCTTTTATTTGCTGGCTGATGTCATTTGCACTGAAGGAAAATCACGGCAAAAATCCGGCATTAGAGTCTTGTGCTCTCGATTTGCTTCATAAAATACCCGGCCTTGAGACTGCAAAAGAAATTTCTTGTATAGAGCGTCAATCATACAATATTGATGTCCTGCTTACTGTAGGCGATAATTATGTGATTATCGAGGATAAAGTTTACAATGATACCTACGAGGGACAAATTCCGGGTTATAAACAGAAACTTGTTAATGCAGATATTGACCCTGAAAAAATAATTTGCGTTCTCTATAAAATTTATGATCAGCCGCAGCCCGAACAATATGTAGATTACGAATTTAACCGTGAAAAATTATTGCAAATAATGCGCCCCTATAAGTCAACGAGCAGCAGCGATATATTTAATTATTACGTTGACTATCTCGAATACATCGACCAGTTCGCACAATTTGATAAATATCCTATCAGCGAATGGAGCAGCGAGGCCTACAAGAAATTTTTTACTTCACTGAAGAATGAAAAAATTTTACCGCAAGATAGAAATTTCTACTATGTCAATAATTATAGCGGAGGTTTTTGGGGATTTAGCTGGGATTTCTGCAATGATATAGACCCGTCCGGCACTATTTTTGATTCTATTTATATGCAAATTGAGAATAATATTATTGCTGTCAAGATATGTGCTGACCCTATAGAAAATTTTGACGCTCAAAAGATACAAGATGCGCGCTGGGAAATATTTAATTATTTTTCTTCACGTATTGACGGCTTTATGAAAAAAGTATTCAGACTCGGAAATTATATGACTGTCGGCT